A portion of the Nitratidesulfovibrio termitidis HI1 genome contains these proteins:
- the fabG gene encoding 3-oxoacyl-[acyl-carrier-protein] reductase, with amino-acid sequence MSELTSTALVTGGSRGIGKAVAETLAREGFQVYLTYVSKPEEAEAVAAGINAAGGSARAFRLDVSDAAAVAAFFQEEIREKVTLDVLVNNAGITKDGLILRMKDDDFDRVLDVNLSGAFTCLREAAKLMTRQRRGRIVNITSVVGQMGNAGQINYSAAKAGLIGMTKSAAKELAGRNVTVNAVAPGFIETDMTAKLTDEVRAAYIEAIPLRRLGQPQDIADAVAFLASDKAGYITGQVIAVNGGMYC; translated from the coding sequence ATGAGCGAACTCACTTCCACCGCGCTGGTCACCGGGGGCTCCCGGGGCATCGGCAAGGCCGTGGCGGAAACCCTGGCCCGCGAGGGCTTTCAGGTCTACCTCACCTACGTGAGCAAGCCCGAGGAAGCCGAAGCCGTGGCCGCCGGCATCAACGCCGCGGGCGGTTCGGCGCGGGCCTTCCGGCTGGACGTTTCCGACGCCGCCGCCGTAGCCGCGTTCTTTCAGGAAGAAATCAGGGAAAAGGTCACCCTGGACGTGCTCGTGAACAACGCGGGCATCACCAAGGACGGGCTTATCCTGCGCATGAAGGACGACGACTTCGACCGCGTGCTGGACGTCAACCTTTCCGGCGCGTTCACCTGCCTGCGCGAGGCCGCCAAGCTGATGACCAGGCAGCGCAGGGGCCGCATCGTCAACATCACCTCGGTGGTGGGGCAGATGGGCAACGCCGGGCAGATCAACTATTCCGCCGCCAAGGCGGGCCTGATCGGCATGACCAAGTCCGCCGCCAAGGAACTTGCCGGGCGCAACGTCACGGTCAACGCCGTGGCTCCCGGCTTCATCGAAACAGACATGACCGCGAAGCTCACCGACGAGGTTCGCGCGGCATATATCGAAGCCATCCCGCTCCGGCGACTGGGCCAGCCCCAGGACATCGCCGATGCCGTGGCCTTTCTGGCTTCCGATAAGGCGGGCTACATCACCGGGCAGGTCATCGCCGTCAACGGCGGCATGTACTGCTAG